The sequence CGAAGTCGGGCTCCCCGGCTCCGAAGGAGATCACGTCGATGCCCTGCGCGCGCAGGGCCCGAGCCTTGGCCTGCATGGCGAGCGTGGGCGAGGGGGCGAGCGTCTTCATCCGGTCGGCGAGCATGGGACTCCTTGCCTGCGGTCTAGCGGTGAGTCGAAAATTTCTGGGCGAGCCGCTCCTCGACCGCCGGGGGCACCATGCCGGTGACCGGCGCGCCCAGCGAGGCCACCTCTTTGATGAGGCGCGAGGAGATGTAGGTGTACCGCTCGTGCGGCATCATGAACACGGTCTCCACGGTGTGGCGGAGCTTGCGGTTCATGAGGGCCATCTGGAACTCGTACTCGAAGTCGGACACCGCGCGCAGGCCGCGCACCACGCAGTCGGCGCCCTCGCGCTCGACCAGATCGATCAGGAGCCCGTCGAACGACGTGATGCGCATCCGGCCCATCCCGATGCCCGTCGTGCACTCGTCGATCAGCTCCAGACGCTCCTTCGCGCTGAACAGGGGCTCCTTGGAGGGATTGGCCACCACCGCGACGATCAGCTCGTCGAAGATGCGCAGGCTGCGCTCGATGAGGTCCAGGTGTCCGTTGTGCATCGGATCGAACATGCCCGGATAGACCGCTCGCTTGCCCACGCTGGCCTCCACGCCATCGCGAAATGTCCGAAAACGCTGCCAAGTTTACGCGGCGCTCCGGAAGAAAGTCAAGGTGGTCTCCCCGAAGCGGCGCGCCTTCCAGAGCGAGAGCGCGCCGATGGGGGCGATCGGCGGCGTCTTGGTGCCGTGCTGGAGCACGACCACCGCGCCGTCGAGCAGCGCCGACCCCGCCGCCACCGCCTCGAGCGCGGGCGTCGCGCGCGCCGAGTCGTACGGCGGGTCGAGGAAGACCACCGCGAAGCGCGCGCCCGCCGCGGCCAGGTCCGCGACCGCGCGCGCCGCGTCGCCGCGCACCACGCGGGCG is a genomic window of Candidatus Methylomirabilota bacterium containing:
- the rsmD gene encoding 16S rRNA (guanine(966)-N(2))-methyltransferase RsmD; protein product: MRVLAGELKGRRLVTPRGRTTRPTADQVRIACLDTLMPFLAAGPFLDLFAGAGGVGIEALSRGAPSATFVEQDGAALHALRDNVERLGLRERARVVRGDAARAVADLAAAGARFAVVFLDPPYDSARATPALEAVAAGSALLDGAVVVLQHGTKTPPIAPIGALSLWKARRFGETTLTFFRSAA
- the coaD gene encoding pantetheine-phosphate adenylyltransferase, which encodes MGKRAVYPGMFDPMHNGHLDLIERSLRIFDELIVAVVANPSKEPLFSAKERLELIDECTTGIGMGRMRITSFDGLLIDLVEREGADCVVRGLRAVSDFEYEFQMALMNRKLRHTVETVFMMPHERYTYISSRLIKEVASLGAPVTGMVPPAVEERLAQKFSTHR